The following are encoded together in the Corynebacterium jeikeium genome:
- the gltX gene encoding glutamate--tRNA ligase, with translation MSEVSEVRVRFCPSPTGTPHVGMVRTALFNWAYARHTGGKLVFRIEDTDAKRDSEESYQAIIDSLKWLNLGWDEGIEVGGPHEPYRQSQRMDIYADVLEKLKESGDVYPAYSTNEEVQARHKAAGRDPQLGYDNYDRDLTEEQIAQFKAEGREPVWRLRMPDNRIYEWHDLVRGDMSVDGKTVPDFVVARSNGRPLYTLVNPVDDALMEITHVLRGEDLLPSTPRQIALYEALVRVGVAKQVPTFGHLPFVMGEGNKKLSKRDPESNLFNHRDNGIIPEGMLNYLSLLGWSLSADEDIFTMQQLIDNFDVADVKPNPARFDQKKLEAINADHIRLLELGDFTERLRAYLEEYKDFPADYPADKFTFAAELVQTRIKTLSDADGLLRFLITSDADLSLDEKAAKKNLKEDAVEVLEVAIAQLEAIADGEFKTDVIESALQSKLIEEMELKPRKAYGALRVAISGAAVSPPLFESMELLGKESTLARLRAAREQTPFAPAQQ, from the coding sequence ATGAGTGAAGTTAGCGAAGTTCGCGTTCGATTCTGCCCGTCGCCCACCGGCACCCCGCACGTCGGCATGGTGCGTACGGCACTGTTCAACTGGGCTTATGCTCGCCATACCGGCGGCAAGCTCGTCTTCCGTATCGAAGATACCGATGCGAAACGAGACTCTGAAGAGTCCTACCAGGCCATCATCGATTCCCTGAAGTGGCTGAATCTCGGCTGGGATGAAGGCATTGAGGTAGGCGGCCCCCACGAGCCCTACCGCCAGTCGCAGCGTATGGACATCTACGCAGACGTTTTGGAGAAGCTGAAGGAATCCGGCGACGTCTACCCGGCGTATTCCACCAATGAGGAAGTCCAGGCTCGCCACAAGGCTGCAGGCCGCGACCCGCAGTTGGGGTACGACAACTACGACCGCGACCTCACTGAAGAGCAGATCGCGCAGTTCAAGGCGGAAGGCCGCGAGCCGGTCTGGCGCCTGCGCATGCCCGACAACCGCATCTACGAGTGGCACGACCTCGTCCGTGGCGACATGAGCGTGGACGGCAAGACCGTCCCGGACTTCGTAGTCGCTCGCTCTAACGGTCGGCCGCTGTACACCCTCGTTAACCCGGTGGACGACGCGTTGATGGAGATCACGCACGTCCTGCGAGGCGAAGATCTGCTGCCATCCACACCGCGACAGATAGCACTCTACGAGGCGCTGGTACGGGTGGGCGTCGCTAAACAGGTACCTACATTCGGCCACCTACCGTTCGTGATGGGCGAGGGCAACAAGAAGCTCTCCAAGCGCGACCCGGAATCCAACCTGTTTAACCACCGCGACAACGGCATCATCCCCGAGGGCATGCTGAACTACCTGTCGCTGCTGGGCTGGTCGCTGTCCGCGGACGAGGATATCTTCACGATGCAGCAGCTCATTGACAACTTCGATGTGGCGGACGTGAAGCCGAACCCGGCGCGCTTCGACCAGAAGAAGCTGGAGGCCATCAACGCCGACCACATCCGCCTGCTCGAGCTGGGCGACTTCACCGAGCGCCTGCGCGCCTACCTGGAGGAGTACAAGGACTTCCCGGCGGACTATCCCGCGGACAAGTTCACCTTCGCCGCGGAGCTGGTGCAGACGCGCATCAAGACGCTCTCGGACGCTGACGGTCTGCTGCGCTTCCTCATTACTTCTGACGCCGACTTGTCCCTGGATGAGAAGGCTGCCAAGAAGAACCTGAAGGAGGACGCGGTGGAGGTTCTCGAGGTTGCCATCGCGCAGTTGGAGGCCATCGCGGACGGGGAGTTCAAGACTGACGTCATCGAGAGTGCGCTGCAGTCGAAGCTGATCGAGGAGATGGAGCTGAAGCCGCGCAAGGCCTACGGTGCCCTGCGCGTGGCCATCAGCGGCGCGGCTGTGTCCCCGCCGCTGTTCGAGTCCATGGAGCTGCTGGGCAAGGAGTCCACGCTGGCGCGCCTGCGGGCTGCCCGCGAGCAGACTCCGTTCGCGCCTGCGCAGCAGTAG
- a CDS encoding alpha/beta hydrolase family esterase has protein sequence MQKFSSRFTHTKAANAHSFSAATHTDSVDSAVSGASCASRPVRRGGRFRKLTLSLAVALGIGAGTLAGPALDTAAGNESATPQASAAPNSLVGSLSGGVSGIAGALSPRPANNYQTFNVKGKTRTAIVDVPVNSANRKKPILFVFGGRGQSAADMKNTSRLNAVAGRQAVIVHAEGIDRSWEGAPYSKTRRGEDVAFVREMVRSLSKRYNIDTRRVYAAGLSNGGGMAMNLACQAPDLVAGVVSVSGAYYDATMNNCRGRNVPTMLIHGVHDTLLHYGGGVLHGMHYYGARAAFDNAARRNSCNMQTLHGAPAHALTSGFTYNGCRASTVLWRADFGGHNWHAFAPDAPQAAWHFLSRQRHA, from the coding sequence GTGCAAAAATTCTCGTCACGTTTTACTCACACGAAAGCCGCGAACGCCCACTCTTTTTCCGCGGCTACTCACACTGATTCTGTAGATTCCGCAGTTTCTGGCGCTTCCTGTGCATCCCGCCCGGTCCGTCGCGGCGGCCGCTTCCGCAAGCTCACGCTGTCCCTGGCTGTAGCCCTCGGTATTGGCGCAGGCACCCTGGCAGGCCCGGCCCTGGACACTGCTGCTGGCAACGAGTCCGCAACCCCGCAGGCTAGCGCGGCCCCGAATAGCCTGGTAGGGAGCCTCTCTGGTGGTGTCAGTGGTATCGCTGGCGCCCTGAGCCCGCGTCCGGCGAACAACTACCAGACCTTTAACGTCAAGGGGAAGACCCGCACTGCGATTGTTGACGTTCCGGTGAACTCGGCGAACCGCAAGAAGCCGATCCTCTTTGTGTTTGGCGGTCGCGGCCAATCTGCGGCGGACATGAAAAACACTTCCCGCCTCAATGCGGTGGCTGGTCGCCAGGCTGTCATCGTCCACGCAGAGGGTATCGACCGCTCCTGGGAGGGGGCTCCGTACTCCAAGACTCGCCGTGGCGAGGACGTTGCGTTCGTCCGCGAGATGGTGCGTTCCCTGTCCAAGCGCTACAACATTGACACCCGCCGTGTGTACGCGGCTGGCCTGTCCAATGGTGGCGGCATGGCTATGAACCTGGCTTGCCAGGCTCCGGATCTGGTCGCCGGTGTCGTGTCTGTTTCTGGTGCTTACTATGACGCCACCATGAACAACTGCCGTGGGCGCAACGTGCCGACCATGCTGATCCACGGTGTGCACGACACTCTGCTGCACTACGGTGGCGGAGTGCTCCACGGTATGCACTACTACGGCGCCCGCGCTGCTTTCGACAACGCAGCACGCCGTAATTCCTGCAACATGCAGACCCTGCACGGTGCTCCAGCCCACGCCCTGACCAGCGGATTCACCTACAACGGTTGCCGCGCTTCCACCGTTCTGTGGCGGGCGGACTTCGGCGGCCACAATTGGCACGCCTTCGCCCCGGACGCTCCGCAGGCTGCGTGGCACTTCCTGTCGCGCCAACGTCATGCCTAG
- a CDS encoding sensor histidine kinase yields the protein MTKRGTLKVYLGFAPGVGKTCAMLSEAHDLYDRGRDVLVGIVEDHGRERTRKLTEGLPMLPRKTVPHRGGNYEELDLEAALEAHPEIILVDELAHTVVGAQDTDGSRPAEAAKRWHDVYALLDAGIDVISTMNIQHLESLNDVVSAVTGTRQLETVPDQVLRDADEIELVDLSPDALRIRLARGEVYRQQQAETALNNYFRVGNLTALRELSLLWLADKVDEGLAKYREDKKIKENWPTRERVVVAVRGDDVSEALIRRGARITQRVAGREMLVVYVSGADEALGVDLPERLRRLQELTESLDGQWRVIEGDDIANTLLEFARTVNASQLVIGLGTRMSRLFSSTAHKIIDGSGRIDVHIVSTSSVSSDDDATKMSKRVLRKASQLMGLTRDRGTGLDTSKQLSPTRRWIGWLLAVPGPILLTLLVLPFFRESGALGSILLGYLTIAVFAALAGGFGPAIVAVIIGSVMANWFFTHPYHTLTVTEPANLVQIVLFFVISAAVAVVVDIAERRRAIANRRLGQAVVLSDLARGALDEGDDIRSLLARLRETFNLERVDLQQYSKERKKWVTMATTDPGGIGVPWPSKKAPSHVGAGDGMRFVLDGRDLTPAEDAMIEAHGARITAIYDREEIDAMRRATAALEAGNRVGTALLTAVSHDLRTPLAGIKAAVSALNMDDMELDEESRSLLMETIESSTDRLETVIGNLLDMSRVNSNTVAVHRAKVHYNTVVDAVLAELPEATQHVDSFIDATVPPVLGDAGLVQRIIANIVVNARTYAPNSRIELHAQQVAAGADDLAGADDRTGAETGAVELAIVDHGPGFPSEHLTDVFTPFQRLGDQSANHNGLGLGLAVARGFAEAMNGCLEARNTPGGGATLVLSLPTATGELEDGEERGVQKKVQGEAP from the coding sequence ATGACTAAGCGTGGCACGCTGAAGGTGTACCTCGGCTTCGCCCCAGGCGTGGGCAAGACGTGTGCCATGCTCAGCGAAGCGCACGACTTGTACGACCGCGGGCGGGACGTGCTGGTCGGCATCGTGGAAGACCACGGGCGCGAACGCACCCGCAAGCTCACCGAGGGGCTGCCCATGTTGCCGCGCAAAACGGTCCCACACCGTGGCGGCAACTACGAGGAGCTGGACCTCGAGGCGGCGCTGGAGGCGCACCCGGAGATCATTCTGGTCGATGAGCTGGCGCACACCGTGGTGGGCGCGCAAGATACGGACGGCAGCCGCCCTGCCGAGGCAGCCAAGCGCTGGCACGACGTGTACGCGCTGCTTGATGCCGGCATCGACGTCATCTCCACGATGAACATCCAGCACCTGGAATCCCTCAACGACGTGGTCTCGGCCGTCACCGGTACGCGCCAGCTAGAGACGGTGCCGGACCAGGTTCTTCGGGACGCCGACGAGATCGAGCTGGTGGACCTCTCCCCCGACGCTTTGCGGATCCGCTTGGCCCGCGGTGAAGTCTACCGCCAGCAACAGGCCGAGACCGCGCTGAATAACTACTTTCGCGTAGGCAACCTGACCGCCCTGCGCGAACTGAGTCTGTTGTGGTTGGCCGACAAGGTCGACGAGGGGCTGGCGAAATACCGCGAAGACAAAAAGATCAAGGAAAACTGGCCGACCCGGGAGCGCGTGGTGGTCGCCGTGCGCGGCGATGATGTCTCCGAAGCGCTGATCCGCCGCGGGGCTCGCATCACCCAGCGCGTGGCCGGGCGCGAGATGCTGGTGGTCTACGTCTCCGGCGCCGACGAAGCCTTGGGGGTTGATCTCCCCGAGCGACTGCGGCGCCTACAGGAACTCACCGAATCCCTCGACGGACAATGGCGCGTGATCGAAGGCGATGACATTGCCAACACCCTGCTAGAGTTCGCGCGGACCGTCAACGCCTCACAATTGGTGATCGGCCTGGGCACGCGCATGAGCCGGCTGTTTAGCTCCACTGCCCACAAGATCATCGACGGTTCCGGACGCATCGACGTGCACATCGTTTCTACATCTAGTGTCTCGTCCGACGACGATGCCACGAAGATGTCTAAGAGAGTGCTTCGGAAAGCTTCCCAGTTAATGGGGCTCACCCGGGATCGCGGGACGGGACTGGATACTTCGAAGCAGCTCAGCCCCACGCGCCGCTGGATCGGGTGGTTGCTGGCCGTGCCAGGCCCCATCCTCTTAACGCTCCTCGTGCTGCCGTTCTTCCGCGAAAGCGGGGCCTTGGGTTCCATCCTTTTGGGCTATTTGACGATCGCAGTTTTCGCAGCCCTGGCCGGTGGCTTCGGCCCGGCTATCGTGGCGGTGATCATCGGCTCGGTCATGGCCAACTGGTTCTTTACACACCCCTATCACACCCTCACGGTGACCGAGCCGGCGAACCTTGTGCAGATAGTCCTGTTCTTTGTCATTTCTGCAGCGGTGGCGGTGGTCGTGGATATTGCAGAGAGGCGCCGCGCCATTGCCAACCGGCGCCTCGGCCAGGCCGTTGTGCTCTCCGACTTAGCACGCGGTGCGCTGGACGAAGGCGACGACATCCGCAGTCTGCTTGCTCGCTTGCGGGAAACCTTCAACCTGGAGCGGGTAGACCTGCAGCAGTATTCGAAGGAACGCAAGAAGTGGGTCACGATGGCAACCACCGATCCGGGTGGTATCGGTGTGCCGTGGCCTAGCAAAAAGGCACCGTCGCATGTTGGTGCAGGTGATGGCATGCGCTTCGTCCTCGACGGGCGCGACCTGACCCCTGCCGAGGATGCGATGATCGAAGCTCACGGCGCCCGCATCACCGCGATTTACGACCGCGAGGAGATCGATGCAATGCGCCGGGCAACGGCCGCGCTGGAGGCCGGCAACCGTGTGGGCACCGCTCTGCTCACCGCGGTGTCCCACGACCTGCGCACTCCCCTGGCCGGTATCAAGGCCGCAGTCAGTGCGCTGAACATGGACGACATGGAGTTGGATGAAGAATCCCGATCGCTGCTGATGGAAACCATCGAATCCAGCACCGATCGGCTGGAGACCGTCATCGGCAACCTGCTGGACATGAGCCGCGTGAATTCCAACACCGTCGCCGTGCACCGCGCCAAGGTGCACTACAACACCGTGGTCGACGCAGTTCTGGCGGAGCTGCCCGAGGCAACACAGCACGTCGATTCTTTTATTGACGCCACCGTTCCGCCCGTCTTAGGCGATGCCGGTCTAGTGCAACGCATCATTGCGAACATTGTGGTTAATGCTCGCACCTACGCGCCGAATTCCCGGATCGAACTGCACGCCCAGCAGGTTGCAGCGGGTGCCGACGATCTGGCAGGTGCCGACGATCGGACTGGCGCAGAAACAGGCGCCGTGGAGCTTGCAATTGTCGACCACGGCCCAGGCTTCCCCTCGGAGCACCTTACGGACGTGTTCACCCCCTTCCAGCGCCTCGGCGATCAGTCGGCCAACCACAACGGGCTGGGTTTGGGCTTGGCTGTCGCCCGTGGCTTTGCCGAAGCCATGAACGGATGCCTCGAAGCCCGTAACACCCCAGGTGGAGGCGCCACACTGGTTCTTTCCCTTCCAACGGCAACGGGGGAACTTGAAGACGGTGAAGAACGTGGCGTCCAGAAGAAAGTACAAGGAGAAGCGCCATGA
- a CDS encoding esterase-like activity of phytase family protein: MQLNNFKNSVSQRAQRARRSQRKVAGISLALAVIPFAAVPAAHATAGSETVVGSTLGSSSFGSSAGSSVTGSSLSGSKGPAGSTGSSQPGTPEAPGAQSTFERTATYPVYENRPEGEDKSAATVAEISTISKDGKTLIHTDALAQRIGFIDISNPNAPKGLGTLDLKAQGHAKDEPTSVAVYGDYLLVVIDETGGDFANPKGRVDIVRVSDRTRVSSIDLQGQPDSIAISPAGAPGKPKAAIAMENQRNEEHNDGNLPQLPTGFVQTIDLSGDAKDWKATPIRFEDENGKLLDEVKKAGLDTPEDLEPEYVSINSKNQLAVTLQENNGVAIIDLQTNRITNVFSAGSTEVKGVDTQSDKLINPTDTLPATPREPDAIAWIDDNHVATANEGDWKGGTRGWTVFDTSGKIIWDAGNSVENLAIRHGLHNNKRAKKKGVEIEGIATAKMNGTNYAFVGSERSNFVAVYNVNDPANPQFVQMLFTTNGPEGILPIPERNMLAVSSEVDEPDNAVRSAVTLYRLGGQESQPSIVSADEGDAPIGWGALGALTADPKDANRLYAASDSAYANGWVYTIDASKQPAVITERRAVKRDGAPAEDLDIEGISVAADGGFWIASEGKKGKDNRLFHTDKDLNITSTVELPADVAEHIGKWGLEGVSSTKDENGVEQLFVAVQRPLWKDPEAKKLEALEGENTTRIGKYNTKTKQWQWFGYELEKPAGKGDWMGLSEITALDDKHLLVVERDKLNGPDAKVKRVMKVTLPEGGAEGEATGANGGELPMVKKELAVDVLPKLRATNGWTQEKLEGFTIAADGQMYAVTDNDALEDATGETVFLRLGKVR, from the coding sequence ATGCAGCTCAACAACTTCAAAAACTCGGTCTCCCAGCGTGCACAGCGTGCTCGGCGCTCCCAACGCAAGGTCGCAGGGATTTCCCTGGCTCTAGCGGTGATTCCCTTCGCCGCGGTTCCCGCAGCGCACGCAACCGCAGGCTCCGAGACCGTGGTCGGATCCACCCTGGGATCTTCCAGCTTCGGCTCCTCGGCTGGGTCTTCTGTGACGGGTTCTTCCCTGTCTGGGTCTAAGGGTCCTGCTGGTTCCACCGGCTCCTCGCAGCCGGGCACCCCAGAGGCTCCGGGCGCGCAGTCCACATTTGAACGCACTGCGACCTACCCGGTGTACGAAAACCGTCCCGAGGGCGAGGATAAGTCCGCGGCGACCGTGGCGGAGATCTCCACGATCTCCAAGGACGGCAAGACGCTGATCCACACGGACGCCCTGGCGCAGCGCATCGGCTTCATCGACATCAGCAACCCGAACGCTCCGAAGGGCCTGGGCACCCTGGATCTGAAGGCACAGGGGCACGCCAAGGACGAGCCGACCTCCGTAGCTGTGTACGGCGACTACCTGCTGGTGGTTATCGACGAGACGGGAGGCGACTTCGCCAACCCGAAGGGCCGCGTGGACATCGTGCGGGTCTCCGACCGCACCCGCGTTTCCTCCATCGACTTGCAGGGGCAGCCGGATTCCATCGCCATCTCCCCCGCTGGCGCGCCGGGCAAGCCCAAGGCCGCCATCGCCATGGAGAACCAGCGCAACGAGGAACACAACGACGGCAACCTGCCGCAGCTGCCCACCGGCTTTGTGCAGACCATCGACCTGTCCGGGGATGCCAAGGATTGGAAGGCCACCCCGATCCGCTTCGAGGACGAAAATGGCAAGCTGCTGGACGAAGTAAAGAAGGCCGGGCTGGATACCCCCGAGGACCTGGAGCCGGAGTACGTCAGCATCAACAGCAAGAACCAGCTGGCCGTCACCCTGCAGGAGAACAACGGCGTAGCCATCATCGACCTGCAGACCAACCGCATCACCAACGTGTTCAGTGCAGGCAGTACTGAGGTCAAGGGCGTCGACACTCAGTCCGATAAGCTCATCAACCCCACCGATACTCTGCCCGCCACCCCGCGCGAGCCGGACGCCATCGCATGGATCGACGATAACCACGTAGCCACCGCCAACGAGGGCGATTGGAAGGGCGGAACCCGCGGCTGGACCGTCTTCGATACCAGCGGCAAGATCATCTGGGATGCCGGCAACTCCGTGGAGAACCTGGCCATCCGCCACGGCCTGCACAACAACAAGCGCGCCAAGAAGAAGGGCGTGGAGATCGAGGGCATCGCCACCGCCAAGATGAATGGCACCAACTACGCCTTCGTCGGCTCCGAGCGCTCCAACTTCGTGGCCGTGTACAACGTCAACGATCCGGCGAACCCTCAGTTCGTGCAGATGCTGTTCACCACCAACGGCCCGGAGGGAATCCTGCCGATCCCGGAGCGCAACATGCTAGCCGTTTCCAGTGAGGTCGACGAGCCGGACAACGCCGTGCGTAGCGCGGTGACGCTATATCGTCTGGGTGGCCAGGAATCCCAGCCCTCCATTGTTTCCGCCGACGAGGGCGATGCACCGATCGGCTGGGGTGCGCTGGGTGCTCTTACTGCCGACCCGAAGGACGCCAACCGCCTGTACGCGGCCTCCGACTCCGCGTACGCCAACGGTTGGGTTTACACGATCGATGCCTCCAAGCAGCCCGCCGTAATAACCGAACGCCGCGCCGTGAAGCGCGACGGTGCCCCGGCTGAGGATCTGGACATCGAGGGCATTTCCGTTGCCGCCGACGGTGGCTTCTGGATTGCCTCCGAGGGCAAGAAGGGCAAGGATAACCGTCTCTTCCACACCGATAAGGACCTCAATATCACCTCCACGGTCGAACTCCCTGCCGACGTTGCTGAGCACATCGGCAAGTGGGGGCTAGAGGGCGTCAGTTCCACAAAGGACGAAAACGGCGTGGAACAGCTCTTCGTCGCCGTGCAGCGGCCGCTGTGGAAGGACCCGGAGGCAAAGAAGCTCGAGGCGCTGGAAGGTGAGAACACCACGCGCATCGGCAAGTACAACACGAAGACCAAGCAGTGGCAGTGGTTTGGCTACGAACTGGAGAAGCCAGCCGGCAAAGGCGACTGGATGGGCCTGTCGGAGATCACCGCATTGGATGATAAGCACCTGCTGGTAGTTGAGCGGGACAAGCTGAACGGCCCGGACGCGAAGGTCAAACGTGTGATGAAGGTGACTTTGCCCGAGGGCGGCGCTGAGGGTGAAGCCACTGGCGCGAATGGTGGCGAGCTGCCGATGGTCAAGAAGGAGCTGGCCGTGGACGTGCTGCCGAAGCTGCGTGCCACCAATGGCTGGACGCAGGAGAAACTGGAAGGCTTCACCATCGCGGCGGATGGCCAGATGTACGCGGTGACGGATAATGACGCGCTGGAGGATGCGACCGGCGAGACCGTCTTCCTGCGCCTGGGCAAGGTGAGGTAG
- a CDS encoding alpha/beta hydrolase family esterase: MTYVTAVKNVKAVGSVIAGRVTRFALLVAVSVAMTLVMLAATLFGGAGAANAQEAPAPAPKPAPAPKPAPAPAPAPAPAPKPAPAPKPAPAPKPASTIDRAQPGQPENIEFTRPDGSIRSAIVSVTSSYDPHKPAPVLLGFGGRDDTPENYRSYSRFSNTGAANEAIVVYPRGINNAWEGAPYATSKRGQDVDFVRQIVNELDRKFNIDRNRIYAAGMSNGGGFVMNLSCQAPDLIAGVVSVSGAFYNPVNEGCAPESVPTFVIHGQQDELTHYEGGTLHNAPYLPAPRLVHSRALRNGCAPQPVVEQKSNNVTQFGYPGCRDEAVFWRINDQGHNWHFAPDVANEAWNFLARQNKTLPGAAS, from the coding sequence GTGACTTATGTGACTGCCGTTAAGAATGTTAAAGCTGTTGGCTCCGTAATCGCCGGAAGAGTTACGCGTTTCGCTCTGCTCGTAGCTGTATCCGTCGCGATGACGCTAGTGATGCTTGCCGCCACGCTCTTCGGCGGAGCTGGCGCGGCCAACGCGCAAGAAGCCCCGGCCCCCGCACCCAAGCCAGCACCGGCACCGAAACCAGCACCAGCACCGGCGCCTGCCCCGGCCCCCGCACCCAAGCCAGCACCGGCACCGAAACCTGCACCGGCGCCGAAGCCGGCGTCAACAATAGATCGGGCGCAACCCGGGCAACCAGAAAACATCGAGTTCACCCGACCTGACGGCAGCATCCGCAGCGCAATTGTCAGCGTGACTTCCTCCTACGACCCGCACAAGCCTGCACCTGTGCTGCTTGGTTTTGGCGGGCGCGACGATACGCCAGAAAACTACCGCAGTTACTCGCGCTTCTCGAACACCGGTGCGGCCAACGAGGCGATCGTGGTCTATCCGCGTGGCATCAACAATGCTTGGGAGGGTGCCCCGTATGCCACCAGCAAGCGCGGCCAGGACGTGGACTTCGTACGGCAGATCGTCAACGAGCTGGACAGGAAGTTCAACATCGACCGTAACCGCATTTACGCTGCGGGAATGTCTAACGGTGGCGGGTTTGTGATGAACCTTTCGTGCCAGGCGCCTGACCTGATCGCCGGTGTGGTCAGCGTCTCTGGTGCTTTCTACAATCCCGTTAATGAAGGCTGCGCTCCGGAGTCGGTGCCTACGTTCGTGATCCACGGCCAGCAGGACGAGCTGACCCACTACGAAGGTGGCACTCTGCACAATGCGCCATATCTGCCAGCACCGCGCCTGGTCCACTCCCGTGCACTGCGCAACGGTTGTGCTCCGCAGCCAGTGGTGGAGCAAAAGTCGAACAATGTCACCCAGTTTGGCTACCCGGGCTGCCGTGATGAGGCAGTGTTCTGGCGCATCAATGACCAGGGGCACAACTGGCACTTTGCCCCTGACGTGGCCAACGAAGCCTGGAACTTCCTAGCCCGCCAGAACAAGACTCTGCCAGGTGCGGCCAGCTAG
- a CDS encoding response regulator, with amino-acid sequence MSGEKILMVEDDVALANAVLVTLRARGYNVQVATTATKAIQVASKWHPQAVLLDLGLPDLSGLEVLRALRNWTDIPVLVVSARHDESGKINALDEGADDYVTKPFSVGELLARLRAALRRAPGAPIPEEPVVETSDGRVVFDLPNQRVTVDGQDVHLTPREWGIAEHMIRHRGTLVTKVELLQAVWGQAYKKETNYLRVYVSQLRSKLEVDPSNPQYFTTETGIGYRLIL; translated from the coding sequence ATGAGCGGCGAAAAGATTTTGATGGTCGAAGACGACGTGGCGCTGGCTAACGCGGTGCTAGTGACTCTGCGGGCGCGTGGCTACAACGTACAGGTGGCGACGACGGCGACGAAGGCGATTCAGGTGGCCTCGAAGTGGCACCCGCAGGCGGTGCTGCTGGATCTGGGGCTGCCCGATCTGAGTGGCCTGGAGGTGCTGCGCGCGCTGCGGAATTGGACGGATATTCCCGTGCTGGTGGTTTCCGCACGCCACGACGAATCGGGCAAGATCAACGCACTGGATGAGGGCGCGGACGATTACGTGACCAAGCCATTTTCCGTCGGCGAGCTGCTGGCCCGGCTGCGGGCGGCGCTGCGAAGGGCGCCCGGCGCGCCGATTCCGGAGGAGCCCGTGGTGGAGACCTCCGACGGGCGCGTGGTGTTTGATCTACCGAACCAGCGGGTGACCGTCGACGGGCAGGACGTGCATCTGACCCCGCGGGAATGGGGCATTGCCGAGCATATGATCCGCCACCGCGGAACTCTGGTGACAAAGGTGGAGCTGCTGCAGGCGGTGTGGGGGCAGGCCTACAAAAAGGAGACGAACTACCTGCGGGTCTATGTCTCTCAGCTGAGGTCGAAGCTGGAGGTTGATCCGAGTAACCCACAGTACTTCACGACCGAGACGGGCATCGGCTACCGCCTGATACTGTGA
- a CDS encoding IS256-like element IS3509 family transposase, producing the protein MTTNRPSCPLCSNNTKKNGTTSKGTTRWRCTKCGHSFTRSTQTHNKNAATMTWFIQWITGTQPLTQIAVTQNVSAKTLQRRFHWCWWIIPTPTIDTFRIYDQIFLDATYLRSGCLLIAASKTHVINWTWARQETTAAYTELLRPIAAPLVAVTDGGQGAQSAIHHCWPTTRIQRCLVHAQRTVRRHTTSNPRTDAGKTIYRLALKLTRITDLDHAAEWVTHLHEFNHTYQVWMNEKTTIRDPATGAYSRVYTHQRVRAAYQSLLSLHRRDLLFTYLQPPPTTINPDGLAATTNSLEGGINAPIKELARRHRGLSLPHQRTVMDWWLYLHTEVPDDPVKIARDQRWGQDALSTATNLITHDTTATTNDIGAPAEYDTAIDTSYQHNLGIQKGWVK; encoded by the coding sequence ATGACCACCAACCGACCCAGCTGCCCACTATGCAGCAACAACACAAAGAAAAACGGCACCACCAGCAAAGGAACAACCCGCTGGCGCTGCACCAAATGCGGACACTCCTTTACCCGCAGCACCCAAACACACAACAAAAACGCCGCTACCATGACCTGGTTCATCCAATGGATCACCGGCACCCAACCACTGACACAGATTGCAGTTACACAAAACGTCTCAGCAAAAACACTGCAACGCCGCTTCCACTGGTGCTGGTGGATCATCCCCACACCCACCATCGATACTTTCCGTATCTACGACCAGATCTTCCTGGACGCGACCTACCTAAGGTCCGGCTGCCTCCTTATCGCTGCCAGCAAAACCCACGTCATCAACTGGACCTGGGCCAGACAAGAAACCACCGCCGCCTACACCGAACTACTACGCCCCATTGCCGCACCACTTGTCGCAGTGACAGACGGCGGACAAGGCGCCCAATCAGCCATCCACCACTGCTGGCCGACAACACGCATCCAACGCTGCCTCGTCCACGCCCAACGAACAGTCCGCCGCCATACCACCAGCAATCCCCGCACCGACGCAGGCAAAACCATCTACCGCCTAGCCCTGAAACTCACTCGCATCACAGACCTTGACCACGCAGCCGAATGGGTCACCCACCTGCACGAATTCAACCACACCTACCAGGTGTGGATGAACGAGAAAACCACCATCCGCGACCCTGCCACCGGTGCCTACAGCAGGGTCTACACCCACCAACGCGTCCGAGCGGCCTATCAGTCATTACTATCCCTACACCGCAGGGACCTGTTGTTTACCTACCTGCAACCACCACCAACAACCATCAATCCTGACGGACTAGCAGCGACAACAAACAGTCTCGAAGGCGGCATCAACGCCCCAATAAAAGAACTGGCCCGCAGACACCGCGGATTATCACTACCGCATCAACGCACAGTGATGGATTGGTGGCTGTACCTACATACAGAAGTCCCTGACGATCCGGTCAAGATCGCCAGGGACCAGCGATGGGGTCAAGACGCACTTTCCACAGCAACAAACTTGATCACCCACGACACCACAGCCACTACCAATGACATCGGTGCACCAGCAGAATACGACACCGCCATCGACACCAGCTACCAACACAACCTCGGCATCCAAAAAGGCTGGGTCAAATAA